A window of Benincasa hispida cultivar B227 chromosome 9, ASM972705v1, whole genome shotgun sequence genomic DNA:
TGCTCATTTTTACACCAATTtcttggttttaattttttgaatgtaaaattataaatttactaataaacaaaatattgatggaacaaatacattaaataaatataaatttattttttttatataacatgAGAAACAAATTATGATCACTATCTGATGCTCTATTTTTCAAATTAGGGAAGGAAATAAAGACAAAAATGGTTTTTCCTTGCAAACAAAGAGAAGGCAAAGAATGATTAACAGAAATCGTGGACACCAAATATCCAAGTCATATAAATGAGTTTATCACGAGGTACACGTCTCTTTATCATTCTCAATATCAtctttaataattatatatattgttcATCATTATTATGTTTTAGTAAGTCCACTATaatcttatttaatataatacatttttttaaactttgtaTTGCATCTGATTAAAATAAAACAGATGGTGACGTTTCAtataatgagatttttttttttttcaaacatcGATAACAAAGTGATGGACCAAACTGTCATTTAAAGCTTGATCTTGTTGAACAAAATATGCTCCATTATTTCAAGTTGAAACTTAAACACAATCCTCATTCTGTAAGGCTGTACTATCAAGTACATTCCTTAAGAAAACAAGAGCACAGAAGAACATTTACATTCACTAATACTCCTCACGTTGCAAGAGAGAAAACAATGGTGattgaaagattgaaagagattTTCTGTTGGATTGGAAGATAAGAAAGGTAAATATAAAGCCAGATTCGGGAGAGAGCGAGTCGCTCAATCACCGAATAAAATGTGTGAGAATGACTATTGATCTATTTACAATTTGCCGCGTAAAATAGACCACAAGTTCTACTACATTGGATTTGAATCCTCTTCTAAAATAGTTAGCGTTGTCATCAATGCACTTACCTTGGCAAAGCATTTGCTTGCTTGCTAGGAGTTGTTGGCTGCTGGTTCAGATATCTGGTTTCCAGATAACTTTGACCTTGCTGTCGTGATTCTTCTCTAGAGCTGCAACTTTGGCACGATATGCTGCTGCTGCCATGGCGCTTTTAAAGCCATGTCCTCGAGAGAAATCGCAGGCTTCACTCATGGAAGCATATCTGAGTTCAGCAGGGGGAATGAAACAATCAATGGACAAACCAGGGACGTTAAATGCTACTTCCTCAATAGTCCAAGCTTCTTCCATCCTGGTTTTTGTGTGACTCATGGCTGTTTCCCCAAATCTGAAAAGCGTTACTACAGATCGACCGGAATGAGCAATCATGATCCCCTCTACTGGTCGGTAATCATCAAGGAACGAATTGATTGTGGTTTCCCAATAGACAGCATCGCTTCCATTGTTTTGAATTCGGGTTAAATGTGAATCTTCTAAATGTACAAGGAGCCCAGATTTCTGGCTGAAGTATCCAAACATGGTGTGTCTGATTATCTCTGCAGGTCCTTCACTTCTTGCCTTCAATGTTGAAGGATCTGTACAGAGCTTGAGGATGAAACAATCTTCGCTATTAACACTTTTCTCCCCAATGCATCTTGCATTAGCAAACATGCTTGCTGTAGTTTTTGGATCAAGTCCCTGCATATAATGAACTTGGTCAAGAATGCTTCAATGATAAAGccaaattgataatataaaatgaGTTCGGTCTAAGACAGCGGTGTCACCTGAAGGGCACGGCGAAGGGGTCTAACAGGCCCTTTGGCGGCATGAGCACCGAGCCAAGGTGTGTGCCTCCACACCAACTTCCCATTGCAACCAGCATGAACCTTGCTACCACCCAATGCAAGCTCAACATACCACATATCTGGCTTCATCTGCCATAAAACAAATCCGCCTGACTCTGCATCTTTGGAGGAATTCCGGGTCCTTACCACTTTGTTAGCTGTTTCAAACTCACATGCTATCATTTTCACCTTTCCCATGGCATAGGCATTGCTAACAGAGTTTTGAAGCTTTTGCCCTCCCGAGGCTGCTGTGTACTGCTGCAATATATATTGAGCAGATGAATTTTCCTGCAGGAAAAACCCTTTTGAAATGTTATTATCTAAGACTCATCCTGAAAACCCAGTATCCAGAAAACATACCATACATCTCATCTTGAATAAATAACACGAGACAGAAATATTAAGATCTCTCTCAGTGTACTCTACATTATACAACATTATTATcttgaaaacatataatataCAGAGATCTTAATTTTGGAATAAACTTGAGTGCCAACATAAAAGGAAGACAAGACTTCTCAGTGGAAAAAATTAGCTTAGAGAGTGAAAAATTAGGACTAACAATAGGGATGTCTTTAATGGCGAGGTGGGGCTGAGGCTCGGTGGAGCTAACATGAACAGGAGCTAACGGAGCACCCAAAACTCCAAGCAGCAGCCTCAGATCAGATCGTTTCTGGGCAGAGCAAGAAACAGCCGAAGGTGCCCTACAAAGCTGACCCCTCATCCAGTTTCCCCATTTCCCCTCCTTCGATTCTCTGCTCTCGTTCCCGTCAGGCCCTTCCTTCAACGGCGACAATGCCTCCTCCGGCCTTAAGCTTCCAGATCTTTCAATCATCAAGTCCGGTTGCGACATTTGGTGGTTCTTCCTCCGCCGTAGTAAACCCGACATAGGAGACGCACTTCTCGCCGGACTTTTGGCTCTTGACCTTCCAGGTGAAAGCCCTCTCACTATCTCTCCCTTTAGCGCCGAGAAGAATCCTTGTTTTCTCtccatttcaaaattgaaacaatttgaGAAAGAAGAGTGAAACAAAAAGAAGACGAGCTCTCGAACTATATGATGGAATGAATATCGTAATCAGCAGCAAAAACGGTGTACAAAGTTCACTATCTACCGAATAGCTACAAATCCAGAGGGGGAAAGAGAACGCCGTTTCGCAGAAGAAAACAAGGAGATTCAAAGgctaataataatgataaagaATTGGGGTTACACTTCACTGGTAGACAAGCAAAACTGTAGCCAGCTTCAgggtattttatataattacgATCTGGGTCGCCCTGTTTTGTCTTCAATTGTTAGTCACTAGGGTCGTTTACTATACTGCACTGCTATAGCCTTCGAAAGTGGGGTTGGTCCTGAAAGACGAGAAGGATCTAACAGTGACGGAAACTTGCAGGAAGAAAAGGGATTACAGCGATCTCCGGGCGGCGGGATCTTGGGAAATGGagacgaagaagaagaacccAAACGGTAGATAGGGTTGGAGGAGCGGCTCAAAGCAACGGTAAAAGCCACTGGGAGGTCGTATTTGGTCAACACTACACCAAACTTTAgaaggaaaattgaaaaagtaaaaaaagaaaaaaagaaaaaaagatcatAGGGCAGTGTGCAGATTAATGCTGGGCCCACCCGCGGACATTAGTAGCGTGCCATGCGCTTGCGTTAGccattttccattttctgtTCATTAAAATAGTTCTTTCGTAATTGGAACAAAATACGGTAAAAACCACGTGATAATTTTGACCATTAAGATTTTTTAGTATTCAAAATCTAGCcgttcaatttaattttttatgaaattttttatcCTTACCCTTACTTATAGGACCAATAATTTATTTCCAAAACTTTATTacataatgatttttttttttctagtttacCTCTAATTTAATGGAGGATATAATATTTTAACCAGATCATTTAATTACTAACATGGGTAGGCTGGTGAAATTCATTGATTTGTTGTTTTCAGTTTGGACCTTGCAGAAATGaggtttatttttaatatacatGTGAGATTTAGGATGTTGTCACATCAAAGGATTGCTAAATAATATAGTTAAGAGAacattatttttagttttttttcccccAAATCTATGCACGTTGGTTTGGATATGTGGGAAGAAAGAAGATGGTGCGTTATTTGTTACCGGAAAGAGGATCGGCAATCACGGAAAAGACAAATGGGGTTTGCAAATGTTTGTCAAAATGTAGTTGGGAGTTTTCATTTGGAATCGCAGTGTTTGGCAGCTACCAAACACTTGACTTATCCCTGGATTATAcaatcctttcttcttcttcatatttTCCCTGGTTCACAAAAGTCCATTTCACCGCAAATCTCGCTGAGTAGTAGCCAGTAGGTAGAGAGCTAGGGGCATTTTTGTCCAACTCTTCAAAGTAAACCACTTTACAGAAGCTATCTCGAATCTCGCTAcctgtattattattattattatttattttgttttggagaAGAGATCATTTCATAACCAATCTATATGCTTAAAAGAGCTGCAACTGCAATAGCCAGCCAGCTTCCTCTTCTGCTGCGGTTTGGCTTTTTGGGATCTCTATTTTGAGTTTTCTTGATATCATCAACCCATGTGGTCTCAGCCGTCTGATTGGGGATTTATCACATCATATTTTCACACCAAAACAAAGCTGCTCAAAAGACGATGAATCTTATCTCAGATGTCATACGCTTTATCATTGGGGAAGAGACCACACAACACAATTTTCATTTCCCTAAAAATACCCCTTTCCTTTTATTCTTTCTTACCTTTTTCTCTATGAGCCATCCAAAATCACGCAAATGGCATTTAGTTTAGGTCACCTTTACATGTGGATCTTCATTTCAATTGGACCTTCCATTGAAATGAGCTCCAATGCTAAATCTTTGAGATTGTGATTGTTGGTGTTTAttaatctaatttttcaaaagcaaTATGATTCTAATTGAGCTTgtttatttcaaattatttattcaaAGGTAGAACAAAAATGATGAAAACCCCATCACGCCATTTCTGATTGACAATGACAACATCGAACACAACCATTCACCCCTATTTCAAACAATCTATCGGCCGTTTTAACCCGCTATTCTTTACTTCCTCACAATTCATCTTTCGATTTCTATTTTCCAGTTTTCATCGGTCATTTGTTTGCTCGTCCTCATGTAAGTGTAACATATTCTACTTTTTACTTCGATTTTTTACTTTGTATCAACTAGCAGTCGTCTTCAATTAACTGTTCATATCACATACAACTAGGCTTCGAGGAACATATACATCCAAATTCCTAATGTTATTCGAAACTTGAACTTGCATGTTTGGTATCGTTACTTTTCAAGTAGTACAAATTCGTCATTAATCTGGCCAAATATCAactctatttgattttttatatctTCTGTTTATACTTATCGATGTAAATATCGACTTCCTTATCGTCTATGGTATGGTTGTGTGCTTCACTGACAGTCATGTCGGTTAAGTCATATAGTAAGTCAATATGAAGAAGGataaataaatcaatcaataatgGTTAATCATCACTGGATATCGATCAGTTGCCCCAACGATCGAAAAGGGAAGGGGAAGGTGGATGAGGTGGGGAGGAAGCGCCATGTTGGAAAAGGACCAAGCGACACGAAGGTCCAAAAGAAAAACTCCAAACGAACATTGGTGGTCATATCAAGTGACTCTGAGTagggttcttcttcttctcgtaGGGTTGGGGGGTTAGGGTTTGCAtattccttttttgtttgtctGTTTTTGTTTGGTTTGGTGAATGGCGAACCCCAACCCCATTAACTCTCTTTTGTATGGTCATCTTCTCCATTGTATTTAACTCTAGTTTGTATAAACTTTTCTTATACAAATGAACGAATATTTCTGCTTTCATCGTTTgctatttttcctttcctttattCATCAATATTTGGTTTGTGTGATTGATGGAACATTATAGCGGTAGATCGACAACCATAGCACGAATGTCattataacaaaaatttaaaagttcaacATTTGGACCgatcaaacaaaataaaactgataaaagtATCGGTATCTTAATCACTATCGACTTCACCATAGTAATCAGTAGATCGTTAAGACGAAGAAAGGGTGTTATAAATATTAAAGGCGCCAAAATCAATACCAATAATTTCATCTATAAACCGGTATCTCTTTATTTCAAAGGGCAAATGACGGAAATTGAGGCATAAATATTCGTACAAAATATGTGGGTCTCACTGCATATTCAAATGTAATAGGATTATGGACCTTCCCAAGCTCGATCAAATTACAATACTTCATTACAGATGTTACGGTAGACCTCACTTTTAATTACAATTACAGATGAACGTGTAAACAAAAGCTAAAGTAATCCTATAGGACACACAAACCGAATTGAGATTTATTTATACCCATTCCTCTATGTAAACGTGACCTTAATGTTAATTCAATTTGGTTGTgttatctcattttttttataatcattaATCGGTTATATAAAGTTGAAATGTACTCGCAAGA
This region includes:
- the LOC120087006 gene encoding uncharacterized protein LOC120087006, which codes for MERKQGFFSALKGEIVRGLSPGRSRAKSPARSASPMSGLLRRRKNHQMSQPDLMIERSGSLRPEEALSPLKEGPDGNESRESKEGKWGNWMRGQLCRAPSAVSCSAQKRSDLRLLLGVLGAPLAPVHVSSTEPQPHLAIKDIPIENSSAQYILQQYTAASGGQKLQNSVSNAYAMGKVKMIACEFETANKVVRTRNSSKDAESGGFVLWQMKPDMWYVELALGGSKVHAGCNGKLVWRHTPWLGAHAAKGPVRPLRRALQGLDPKTTASMFANARCIGEKSVNSEDCFILKLCTDPSTLKARSEGPAEIIRHTMFGYFSQKSGLLVHLEDSHLTRIQNNGSDAVYWETTINSFLDDYRPVEGIMIAHSGRSVVTLFRFGETAMSHTKTRMEEAWTIEEVAFNVPGLSIDCFIPPAELRYASMSEACDFSRGHGFKSAMAAAAYRAKVAALEKNHDSKVKVIWKPDI